Proteins found in one Carassius auratus strain Wakin chromosome 12, ASM336829v1, whole genome shotgun sequence genomic segment:
- the LOC113111439 gene encoding fibroin heavy chain-like isoform X24 → MAARVYFSLTAVLLCLIGYLSITHANQRRTTVDGYCPATLTVVPSHRGCTSDDDCPGGHKCCRFDCGPVCVLPVFMKPGKCPIPEMIPLCAEGCFHDGQCPATQKCCPATGGFACSEPRGQGSGQASCQVRGQASGIGQGSVKGGGIGQGSNIGRGIGQGSGIGQGSIKGGSIGQGSGIGQGSSIGYGIGGIGQGSGIGQGSIKGGSIGQGSGIGQGSIGQGSNIGRGIGQGSSIGHGVGGIGQGSGIGQGNSIGRGIGQGSGIGQGSSIGYGIGGVRQGSIKGGSIGQGSGIGQGSIKGGSIGQGSGIGQGSIGQGSGIGQGNSIGRGIGQGSSIGHGIGQGSSIGRGIGQGSGIGQGSIKGGSIGQGSGIGQGSSIGRRIGQGSGIGQGSSIGREIGGIGQGSGIGQGNSIGRGIGQGSSIGHGIGQGSSIGRGIGQGSGIGQGSSIGYGIGGVRQGSIKGGSIGQGSGIGQGSSIGHGIGGIGQGSGIGQGSIKGGSIGQGSGIGQGSSIGHGIGGIGQGSGIGQGSIKGGSIGQGSGIGQGSSIGREIGGIGQGSGIGQGNSIGRGIGQGSGIGRGSSIGHGIGGVGQGRGIGQGPGIGHGVGQGSGVGQGVGQGSVVGQGSSQGTSFGQGVSQGSVVGQGSSQGTSIGQGVGQGGGVGQGVGQGGGRGQGSGIGQGVGQGSSQGPGIGHGVGQGSGVGQGVGQGSVVGQGSSQGTSIGQGVSQGSVLGQGSSIGQGVSQGSVVGQGTVIGQGVGQGSGRGQGSGIGQGVSQGSGIGQGVSQGSVVGQGSSQGTSIGQDVSQGSVVGQRSSQGTSIGQGVSQGSVVGQGSSQGTSIGQGVGQGVSQGSGIGQGVSQGSSQGTSIGQDVSQGSVVGQGSSQGTSIGQGVSKGSVVGQGSSQGTSIGQGVGQGVGQGSGVGQGVGQGSGVGQGVGQGSGRGQGVGQGSGRGQGSGLGQGVGQGSGRGQGVGQGSGRGQGSGIGQGVGQGGGWGQGSGIGQGVGQGGGRGQGSGIGQGVGQGGGRGQGSGIGQGVGQGSSQGPGICHGVGQGSVVGQGSSQGTSIGQGVSQGSVVCQGSSQGTSIGQDVSQGSVVGQGTSIGQGVSQGSVVGQGSSQGTSIGQGVSQGSVVGQGSSQGTSIGQGVSQGSVVGQGSSQGTSIGQGVGQGSGVGQGVGQGSGRGQGSGIGQGVGQGGGRGQGSGIGQGVSQGSVVGQGSVVGQGSSQGTGIGQGSGRGQGSGIGQGVDQGSGVGQGSSQGSGIGHGMGQGSGQGQGSGRGQGSGIGQGVGQDSVVGQDSVVDQGVGQDSVVGQGSSQGTGIGHGVGQGNGQGSSIGQES, encoded by the exons ATGGCCGCTCGAGTGTATTTCTCATTGACtgctgttttattgtgtttgatCGGATACTTGAGCATAACTCATGCTAATCAAAGACGAACCACAG TGGATGGTTACTGTCCGGCGACGCTGACGGTCGTGCCATCCCATCGAGGATGTACCTCTGATGACGACTGCCCTGGAGGACACAAATGCTGTCGATTTGATTGTGGTCCTGTTTGTGTGCTGCCTGTTTTCA TGAAGCCAGGGAAATGCCCCATACCGGAGATGATTCCACTGTGTGCTGAAGGTTGTTtccatgatggccagtgtcctgccacaCAGAAATGTTGCCCAGCCACTGGtggctttgcatgcagtgaaccacgtggtcagggaagcggtcaggcaAGTTGTCAAGTAAGGGGCCAGGCAAGTGGCATTGGCCAGGGCAGTGTCAAGGGAGGTGGCATTGGCCAGGGAAGTAATATTGGTCGTGGcattggccagggaagtggaATTGGCCAGGGCAGCATCAAGGGAGGCAGCATTGGACAAGGAAGTGGAATTGGCCAGGGCAGCAGTATTGGTTACGGTATTGGCGGcattggccagggaagtggaATTGGCCAGGGCAGCATCAAGGGAGGCAGcattggccagggaagtggaATTGGCCAGGGCAGCATTGGCCAGGGAAGTAATATTGGTCGTGGCATTGGCCAGGGCAGCAGTATTGGTCACGGTGTTGGCGGcattggccagggaagtggaATTGGCCAGGGCAACAGTATTGGTCGCGGcattggccagggaagtggaATTGGCCAGGGCAGCAGTATTGGTTACGGTATTGGCGGTGTTCGCCAGGGGAGCATCAAGGGAGGCAGcattggccagggaagtggaATTGGCCAGGGCAGCATCAAGGGAGGCAGcattggccagggaagtggaATTGGCCAGGGCAGcattggccagggaagtggaATTGGCCAGGGCAACAGTATTGGTCGCGGCATTGGCCAGGGAAGTAGTATTGGTCACGGCATTGGCCAGGGAAGTAGTATTGGTCGTGGcattggccagggaagcggaattGGCCAGGGCAGCATCAAGGGAGGCAGcattggccagggaagtggaATTGGCCAGGGTAGTAGTATTGGTCGCCGcattggccagggaagtggaATTGGCCAGGGTAGTAGTATTGGTCGCGAAATTGGCGGcattggccagggaagtggaATTGGCCAGGGCAACAGTATTGGTCGCGGCATTGGCCAGGGAAGTAGTATTGGTCACGGCATTGGCCAGGGAAGTAGTATTGGTCGTGGcattggccagggaagtggaATTGGCCAGGGCAGCAGTATTGGTTACGGTATTGGTGGTGTTCGCCAGGGGAGCATCAAGGGAGGCAGcattggccagggaagtggaATTGGCCAGGGTAGTAGTATTGGTCACGGTATTGGCGGcattggccagggaagtggaATTGGCCAGGGCAGCATCAAGGGAGGCAGcattggccagggaagtggaATTGGCCAGGGTAGTAGTATTGGTCACGGTATTGGCGGcattggccagggaagtggaATTGGCCAGGGCAGCATCAAGGGAGGCAGcattggccagggaagtggaATTGGCCAGGGTAGTAGTATTGGTCGCGAAATTGGCGGcattggccagggaagtggaATTGGCCAGGGCAACAGTATTGGTCGCGGcattggccagggaagtggaATTGGCCGGGGCAGCAGTATTGGCCACGGTATTGGTGGCGTCGGCCAGGGCAGGGGAATTGGCCAGGGCCCCGGTATTGGTCATGGTGTGGGCCAGGGCAGTGgagttggccaaggtgtgggccagggcaGCGTTGTTGGCCAGGGCAGCAGTCAGGGCACCAGTTTTGGCCAAGGTGTGAGCCAGGGCAGCGTTGTTGGCCAGGGCAGCAGTCAGGGCACCAGTATTGGCCAAG gtgtgggccagggcggcggagttggccaag GTGTGGGTCAGGGCGGCGGacggggccagggaagcggaattGGCCAAGGTGTGGGTCAGGGAAGCAGCCAGGGCCCCGGTATTGGTCATGGTGTGGGCCAGGGCAGTGgagttggccaaggtgtgggccagggcaGCGTTGTTGGCCAGGGCAGCAGTCAGGGCACCAGTATTGGCCAAGGTGTGAGCCAGGGCAGCGTTCTTGGCCAGGGCAGCAGTATTGGCCAAGGTGTGAGCCAGGGCAGCGTTGTTGGCCAGGGCACCGTtattggccaaggtgtgggccagggTAGCGGACGGGGCCAGGGCAGTGGAATTGGCCAAGGTGTGAGCCAGGGCAGTGGAATTGGCCAAGGTGTGAGCCAGGGCAGCGTTGTTGGCCAGGGCAGCAGTCAGGGCACCAGTATTGGCCAGGATGTGAGCCAGGGCAGCGTTGTTGGCCAGCGCAGCAGTCAGGGCACCAGTATTGGCCAAGGTGTGAGCCAGGGCAGCGTTGTTGGCCAGGGCAGCAGTCAGGGCACCAGTATTGGCCAAGGTGTTGGCCAAGGTGTGAGCCAGGGCAGTGGAATTGGCCAAGGTGTGAGCCAGGGCAGCAGTCAGGGCACCAGTATTGGCCAGGATGTGAGCCAGGGCAGCGTTGTTGGCCAGGGCAGCAGTCAGGGCACCAGTATTGGCCAAGGTGTGAGCAAGGGCAGCGTTGTTGGCCAGGGCAGCAGTCAGGGCACCAGTATTGGCCAAGGTgttggccaaggtgtgggccagggcagcggagttggccaaggtgtgggccagggcagcggagttggccaaggtgtgggccagggcaGCGGACGGGGCCAGGGTGTGGGTCAGGGCAGCGGACGGGGCCAGGGCAGCGGACTTGGCCAAGGTGTGGGTCAGGGCAGCGGACGGGGCCAGGGTGTGGGTCAGGGCAGCGGacggggccagggaagcggaattGGCCAAGGTGTGGGTCAGGGCGGCGGatggggccagggaagcggaattGGCCAAGGTGTGGGTCAGGGCGGCGGACGGGGCCAGGGAAGTGGAATTGGCCAAGGTGTGGGTCAGGGCGGCGGacggggccagggaagcggaattGGCCAAGGTGTGGGTCAGGGAAGCAGCCAGGGCCCCGGTATTTGTCATGGTGTGGGCCAGGGCAGCGTTGTTGGCCAGGGCAGCAGTCAGGGCACCAGTATTGGCCAAGGTGTGAGCCAGGGCAGCGTTGTTTGCCAGGGCAGCAGTCAGGGCACCAGTATTGGCCAAGATGTGAGCCAGGGCAGCGTTGTTGGCCAGGGCACCAGTATTGGCCAAGGTGTTAGCCAGGGCAGCGTTGTTGGCCAGGGCAGCAGTCAGGGCACCAGTATTGGCCAAGGTGTGAGCCAGGGCAGCGTTGTTGGCCAGGGCAGCAGTCAGGGCACCAGTATTGGCCAGGGTGTGAGCCAGGGCAGCGTTGTTGGCCAGGGCAGCAGTCAGGGCACCAGtattggccaaggtgtgggccagggcagcggagttggccaaggtgtgggTCAGGGCAGCGGacggggccagggaagcggaattGGCCAAGGTGTGGGTCAGGGCGGCGGACGGGGCCAGGGCAGCGGTATTGGCCAAGGTGTGAGCCAGGGCAGCGTTGTTGGTCAGGGCAGCGTTGTGGGCCAGGGAAGCAGCCAGGGTACTGGTATCGGCCAGGGTAGTGGACGAGGTCAGGGCAGTGGAATTGGCCAAGGTGTGGACCAGGGCAGTGGAGTTGGCCAGGGAAGCAGCCAGGGCTCCGGTATTGGTCATGGTATGGGCCAGGGAAGTGGACAGGGCCAGGGCAGCGGACGGGGCCAGGGTAGCGGaattggccaaggtgtgggccaAGATAGCGTAGTGGGCCAGGATAGCGTAGTGGATCAAGGTGTGGGCCAGGATAGCGTAGTGGGCCAAGGTAGCAGCCAGGGCACCGGAATTGGTCATGGTGTTGGCCAGGGAAACGGCCAGGGCAGCAGTATAGGCCAGGAAAGTTAA
- the LOC113111439 gene encoding fibroin heavy chain-like isoform X16, which produces MAARVYFSLTAVLLCLIGYLSITHANQRRTTVDGYCPATLTVVPSHRGCTSDDDCPGGHKCCRFDCGPVCVLPVFMKPGKCPIPEMIPLCAEGCFHDGQCPATQKCCPATGGFACSEPRGQGSGQASCQVRGQASGIGQGSVKGGGIGQGSNIGRGIGQGSGIGQGSIKGGSIGQGSGIGQGSSIGYGIGGIGQGSGIGQGSIKGGSIGQGSGIGQGSIGQGSNIGRGIGQGSSIGHGVGGIGQGSGIGQGNSIGRGIGQGSGIGQGSSIGYGIGGVRQGSIKGGSIGQGSGIGQGSIKGGSIGQGSGIGQGSIGQGSGIGQGNSIGRGIGQGSSIGHGIGQGSSIGRGIGQGSGIGQGSIKGGSIGQGSGIGQGSSIGRRIGQGSGIGQGSSIGREIGGIGQGSGIGQGNSIGRGIGQGSSIGHGIGQGSSIGRGIGQGSGIGQGSSIGYGIGGVRQGSIKGGSIGQGSGIGQGSSIGHGIGGIGQGSGIGQGSIKGGSIGQGSGIGQGSSIGHGIGGIGQGSGIGQGSIKGGSIGQGSGIGQGSSIGREIGGIGQGSGIGQGNSIGRGIGQGSGIGRGSSIGHGIGGVGQGRGIGQGPGIGHGVGQGSGVGQGVGQGSVVGQGSSQGTSFGQGVSQGSVVGQGSSQGTSIGQGVSQGSGRGQGTSIGQGVSQGSGLGQGSGIGQGVSQGSVVGQGSSQGTSIGQGVSQGSVVGQGSIQGTSIGQGVSQGSVVGQGSIQSTSIGQGVGQGGGVGQGVGQGGGVGQGVGQGGGRGQGSGIGQGVGQGSSQGPGIGHGVGQGSGVGQGVGQGSVVGQGSSQGTSIGQGVSQGSVVGQGSSQGTSIGQDVSQGSVVGQRSSQGTSIGQGVSQGSVVGQGSSQGTSIGQGVGQGVSQGSGIGQGVSQGSSQGTSIGQDVSQGSVVGQGSSQGTSIGQGVSKGSVVGQGSSQGTSIGQGVGQGVGQGSGVGQGVGQGSGVGQGVGQGSGRGQGVGQGSGRGQGSGLGQGVGQGSGRGQGVGQGSGRGQGSGIGQGVGQGGGWGQGSGIGQGVGQGGGRGQGSGIGQGVGQGGGRGQGSGIGQGVGQGSSQGPGICHGVGQGSVVGQGSSQGTSIGQGVSQGSVVCQGSSQGTSIGQDVSQGSVVGQGTSIGQGVSQGSVVGQGSSQGTSIGQGVSQGSVVGQGSSQGTSIGQGVSQGSVVGQGSSQGTSIGQGVGQGSGVGQGVGQGSGRGQGSGIGQGVGQGGGRGQGSGIGQGVSQGSVVGQGSVVGQGSSQGTGIGQGSGRGQGSGIGQGVDQGSGVGQGSSQGSGIGHGMGQGSGQGQGSGRGQGSGIGQGVGQDSVVGQDSVVDQGVGQDSVVGQGSSQGTGIGHGVGQGNGQGSSIGQES; this is translated from the exons ATGGCCGCTCGAGTGTATTTCTCATTGACtgctgttttattgtgtttgatCGGATACTTGAGCATAACTCATGCTAATCAAAGACGAACCACAG TGGATGGTTACTGTCCGGCGACGCTGACGGTCGTGCCATCCCATCGAGGATGTACCTCTGATGACGACTGCCCTGGAGGACACAAATGCTGTCGATTTGATTGTGGTCCTGTTTGTGTGCTGCCTGTTTTCA TGAAGCCAGGGAAATGCCCCATACCGGAGATGATTCCACTGTGTGCTGAAGGTTGTTtccatgatggccagtgtcctgccacaCAGAAATGTTGCCCAGCCACTGGtggctttgcatgcagtgaaccacgtggtcagggaagcggtcaggcaAGTTGTCAAGTAAGGGGCCAGGCAAGTGGCATTGGCCAGGGCAGTGTCAAGGGAGGTGGCATTGGCCAGGGAAGTAATATTGGTCGTGGcattggccagggaagtggaATTGGCCAGGGCAGCATCAAGGGAGGCAGCATTGGACAAGGAAGTGGAATTGGCCAGGGCAGCAGTATTGGTTACGGTATTGGCGGcattggccagggaagtggaATTGGCCAGGGCAGCATCAAGGGAGGCAGcattggccagggaagtggaATTGGCCAGGGCAGCATTGGCCAGGGAAGTAATATTGGTCGTGGCATTGGCCAGGGCAGCAGTATTGGTCACGGTGTTGGCGGcattggccagggaagtggaATTGGCCAGGGCAACAGTATTGGTCGCGGcattggccagggaagtggaATTGGCCAGGGCAGCAGTATTGGTTACGGTATTGGCGGTGTTCGCCAGGGGAGCATCAAGGGAGGCAGcattggccagggaagtggaATTGGCCAGGGCAGCATCAAGGGAGGCAGcattggccagggaagtggaATTGGCCAGGGCAGcattggccagggaagtggaATTGGCCAGGGCAACAGTATTGGTCGCGGCATTGGCCAGGGAAGTAGTATTGGTCACGGCATTGGCCAGGGAAGTAGTATTGGTCGTGGcattggccagggaagcggaattGGCCAGGGCAGCATCAAGGGAGGCAGcattggccagggaagtggaATTGGCCAGGGTAGTAGTATTGGTCGCCGcattggccagggaagtggaATTGGCCAGGGTAGTAGTATTGGTCGCGAAATTGGCGGcattggccagggaagtggaATTGGCCAGGGCAACAGTATTGGTCGCGGCATTGGCCAGGGAAGTAGTATTGGTCACGGCATTGGCCAGGGAAGTAGTATTGGTCGTGGcattggccagggaagtggaATTGGCCAGGGCAGCAGTATTGGTTACGGTATTGGTGGTGTTCGCCAGGGGAGCATCAAGGGAGGCAGcattggccagggaagtggaATTGGCCAGGGTAGTAGTATTGGTCACGGTATTGGCGGcattggccagggaagtggaATTGGCCAGGGCAGCATCAAGGGAGGCAGcattggccagggaagtggaATTGGCCAGGGTAGTAGTATTGGTCACGGTATTGGCGGcattggccagggaagtggaATTGGCCAGGGCAGCATCAAGGGAGGCAGcattggccagggaagtggaATTGGCCAGGGTAGTAGTATTGGTCGCGAAATTGGCGGcattggccagggaagtggaATTGGCCAGGGCAACAGTATTGGTCGCGGcattggccagggaagtggaATTGGCCGGGGCAGCAGTATTGGCCACGGTATTGGTGGCGTCGGCCAGGGCAGGGGAATTGGCCAGGGCCCCGGTATTGGTCATGGTGTGGGCCAGGGCAGTGgagttggccaaggtgtgggccagggcaGCGTTGTTGGCCAGGGCAGCAGTCAGGGCACCAGTTTTGGCCAAGGTGTGAGCCAGGGCAGCGTTGTTGGCCAGGGCAGCAGTCAGGGCACCAGTATTGGCCAAGGTGTGAGCCAGGGCAGCGGACGGGGCCAGGGCACCAGTATTGGCCAAGGTGTGAGCCAGGGCAGCGGACTGGGCCAGGGCAGTGGAATTGGCCAAGGTGTTAGCCAGGGGAGCGTTGTTGGCCAGGGCAGCAGTCAGGGCACCAGTATTGGCCAGGGTGTGAGCCAGGGCAGCGTTGTTGGCCAGGGCAGCATTCAGGGCACCAGTATTGGCCAAGGTGTGAGCCAGGGCAGCGTTGTTGGCCAGGGCAGCATTCAGAGCACCAGtattggccaaggtgtgggccagggcggcggagttggccaaggtgtgggccagggcggcggagttggccaag GTGTGGGTCAGGGCGGCGGacggggccagggaagcggaattGGCCAAGGTGTGGGTCAGGGAAGCAGCCAGGGCCCCGGTATTGGTCATGGTGTGGGCCAGGGCAGTGgagttggccaaggtgtgggccagggcaGCGTTGTTGGCCAGGGCAGCAGTCAGGGCACCAGTATTGGCCAAGGTGTGAGCCAG GGCAGCGTTGTTGGCCAGGGCAGCAGTCAGGGCACCAGTATTGGCCAGGATGTGAGCCAGGGCAGCGTTGTTGGCCAGCGCAGCAGTCAGGGCACCAGTATTGGCCAAGGTGTGAGCCAGGGCAGCGTTGTTGGCCAGGGCAGCAGTCAGGGCACCAGTATTGGCCAAGGTGTTGGCCAAGGTGTGAGCCAGGGCAGTGGAATTGGCCAAGGTGTGAGCCAGGGCAGCAGTCAGGGCACCAGTATTGGCCAGGATGTGAGCCAGGGCAGCGTTGTTGGCCAGGGCAGCAGTCAGGGCACCAGTATTGGCCAAGGTGTGAGCAAGGGCAGCGTTGTTGGCCAGGGCAGCAGTCAGGGCACCAGTATTGGCCAAGGTgttggccaaggtgtgggccagggcagcggagttggccaaggtgtgggccagggcagcggagttggccaaggtgtgggccagggcaGCGGACGGGGCCAGGGTGTGGGTCAGGGCAGCGGACGGGGCCAGGGCAGCGGACTTGGCCAAGGTGTGGGTCAGGGCAGCGGACGGGGCCAGGGTGTGGGTCAGGGCAGCGGacggggccagggaagcggaattGGCCAAGGTGTGGGTCAGGGCGGCGGatggggccagggaagcggaattGGCCAAGGTGTGGGTCAGGGCGGCGGACGGGGCCAGGGAAGTGGAATTGGCCAAGGTGTGGGTCAGGGCGGCGGacggggccagggaagcggaattGGCCAAGGTGTGGGTCAGGGAAGCAGCCAGGGCCCCGGTATTTGTCATGGTGTGGGCCAGGGCAGCGTTGTTGGCCAGGGCAGCAGTCAGGGCACCAGTATTGGCCAAGGTGTGAGCCAGGGCAGCGTTGTTTGCCAGGGCAGCAGTCAGGGCACCAGTATTGGCCAAGATGTGAGCCAGGGCAGCGTTGTTGGCCAGGGCACCAGTATTGGCCAAGGTGTTAGCCAGGGCAGCGTTGTTGGCCAGGGCAGCAGTCAGGGCACCAGTATTGGCCAAGGTGTGAGCCAGGGCAGCGTTGTTGGCCAGGGCAGCAGTCAGGGCACCAGTATTGGCCAGGGTGTGAGCCAGGGCAGCGTTGTTGGCCAGGGCAGCAGTCAGGGCACCAGtattggccaaggtgtgggccagggcagcggagttggccaaggtgtgggTCAGGGCAGCGGacggggccagggaagcggaattGGCCAAGGTGTGGGTCAGGGCGGCGGACGGGGCCAGGGCAGCGGTATTGGCCAAGGTGTGAGCCAGGGCAGCGTTGTTGGTCAGGGCAGCGTTGTGGGCCAGGGAAGCAGCCAGGGTACTGGTATCGGCCAGGGTAGTGGACGAGGTCAGGGCAGTGGAATTGGCCAAGGTGTGGACCAGGGCAGTGGAGTTGGCCAGGGAAGCAGCCAGGGCTCCGGTATTGGTCATGGTATGGGCCAGGGAAGTGGACAGGGCCAGGGCAGCGGACGGGGCCAGGGTAGCGGaattggccaaggtgtgggccaAGATAGCGTAGTGGGCCAGGATAGCGTAGTGGATCAAGGTGTGGGCCAGGATAGCGTAGTGGGCCAAGGTAGCAGCCAGGGCACCGGAATTGGTCATGGTGTTGGCCAGGGAAACGGCCAGGGCAGCAGTATAGGCCAGGAAAGTTAA